The genomic DNA ATCCTGCCGAGCAGGCGCGATTGACCAACGAGCTAAGCCTTCAAGAGAAAAGCCTGAACGAACTGGCAACGGCGGATTCGCGCGTCCCGTTCAGAGCCCTTCTTTTGGCTCACAGAGCCGTCGTCCGCGCGGCTAAGGATCCGACCTATTCGTTTACCGATGCTGCCGGTCTGCTGCTCGACTTCCTTGAGAAGGCACAGGCGCTGGATGCGGCCGTGAAGAAGGGCGCTTGATGATGGCAAACAGCCAGCAATTCGCTCAAGCCGGAACTCTAATCATTCCGAGCCTCCAAAACTACATCAATCTGCTCGAGGCGGACTACCAAAACCAAAACGTGGCGCCGCCCGAGACAAGGGCGGCAATGGCAACCGCCATAAGGCGGCTCCGCGAATATTTGTTCGGACTGCAGAACGCCCAACTTCAGGCCGCTGATGAATCGGAAGAACTCAAACGGGCAATTGCCGACCTCAAATCAGCAAATGCGGATATCCAAAGCGAGATCAATTCCGCGAAAGAGTTCCAGGAGAACGTCGAGGCGGCAGCAGCGATTGCCGACATCATTCAACGAGCCATTGGTCTGGCGCTCGCGTAGGAGATATTGATGCCGGCCCCAATTCAGTCGTCCGATACCGGGTTAGATCGATTTAGCAAAATGTTGCCTGCCGACGTGACAGCGGCATTCATCAGCACCAAGGCTAGTTTGGGGAGTGCCTTCCAGGCTCCTGAGCAGCAGAATTACCCGGTCGTCATTAGCTTCCTCGTCATTCTTTGCCTCAGCCCCCTCTATTTTCGGCACGTGACCAAGATAGCAAATCGCTGGCATCGCTATTTTTTAGTGGGCACCTCCGCCGTGTTCGCGATTTCGCTTGCCAATGCCCAGCTGGCATCAGTCTTGATCGACGCGATTGGCGCCCTCCACATTCCTACCGAAAACGTGAATCCGATCGTGTCGGCGATGTCGGCCGTTCTTCCCATTCTTTGGACCCTCATCATCTCGCAAATTGCGCTGAGCGCCTTGAGCGACAAGGCTGTGGACCCGGGAGCGTCAGCATGAAGAAGTACGTGATTCTTGCGTCGCTCCTCTTCGCTTTGTGTTCTGAAGCGTGGGGCGAATGTTTTTCGTCGCCCAAGCCGATCGAGGATGCGAGAACGGTAAACCTGGGGACGTTGTTACTGAGTGCCTCTGGACGCTATTACGTCCTTGATCCCTGTGTGAGGATTAGCCGACGTCAGTTCGGCTCGAGGCTCAAGCTTGGCTTCATGAACAATTTCCGGAATGCTGACACGGCCGCAGCTTTCTACTCGGTAAAATCGAAGCGTACGCTTTCTCTGGATCAAACCACTCATGTCTCGCTGGTGCGAACGCCGGGATGGTTTGGCTATCCGACAACTTCAGACACAGAGGTCCAGCCGGTCCCCGAGACAAGGGGAGATCCCTTCCGGGGGACCATTGAACAGTGGAATAGCGCGCATGCAAACGGTTCTGGTCCGAAAGAGCTTCGAAATATCCCGGGCCTCATTCGACCATGGCACGCGTTTGTTGACCGGGAACAGTCGCTGGCATCAAGCTTCGATCCGCAGTTCTGGCAGATCAACCCGGCAGACATGACGTCGAAGACGATCGTCACAAACTATATTGTTCGATTCGCGCCCGCGCCCACCAACACATTTCTGGATTTCGACGTCTACATCCAGGACGGGGTGAAAAGTGTTGATTTGACCATTGCTTCTCAGATCGAGGCATTTTCCGGCAGTCGCACTTTCATCGTAGTCCCCTAGCTGCAATAGTTCGTCATCGGACCAAACCCTCTGCGGTGTCGAACCAGCGCACCCATGTTGGGGTGTCTCAAGTATCTCGACGCTGTCCGCGGTGCTGCTGTATGCGATGTCTCCGCAAGCAAAGTTGACCGCGTGACAATTCGGCGCCGCTTTGCCGCTTGGCGCCTCGATCCTTTTTGCTATGGTTCCGGCAAACGTTCACGGTTCATGGGAGCAACAAGGTGCCGGTCAGAAATATACAGAGGTTGGTTGGATTGGCGTGCGTGTTGACCCTGGCTGCGCCGGCAACGGCATCGGCCATCACCGCGGAAGTGGCGCGCGCATGCGATGCGGCGGTGGCCAAGGCCTTTCCGCCCAAGCAAATTGGCAACCCGGCGGCCGGCAGCACCAAGGGTACCTCCAAGGACCGGCGCCAATATTTTGAGAAATGCGTCGCGAACAACGGCAAGGTCGATGACGCTCCGGCGGACGCGCCCAAGGACAGCAAGCCGTCAAAGTGAGAAATCAGGGTTCGGCTAGCGCCGCGGTGGCGGACAGGGCGAGTAGAACGCGCCGTTCGCAGCATTGATGCGTTCGACACATTGATTGGGATCGGTGACCGTTCCAGCCACCGTGAAGTCGTAGCCCATGCCCTTGATCACCACGACGTAGCGGCCGGGAGTGAGCGTAAAGCCGTCCTGCTCCGGTTGCAGCAACAGCATCCTCTGCTGATCCTCGACCGGTCCCACCTTGTAGGGATAGGACATGCTGCGAATGACCCAGGAATCGCCCGCGCTGACCATCGCGGCTTTCCCGGTGGCATCGACCCCCATGGCGCGTGAGACTTTCGCCACGACCCGAACTTCGGTCCCGCTTGCATCGACACCACCGTCGGGCCTGAACACGATGAACTTGACGTCGCCGTCCATCAGCGTGGTCGCGCTCGGCGTGTTGATGGCCGCCGAGATCGCGACGCGGCGGTCCGGAATCTTGCCCGGTACCGACTTGAGCTCATGGAGCTGGCCCTCGCTCAAGGCGTAGACGCCGAACGTCGTCGGCAGAGGCATCGAAGGTTGTGCAGCCTGCGCCGGCTCCTTCTGACTATCCGGGGTCCGTTCAACAGCCTCGCTCACGGCGGGAGGCGGACTGGCGCCCGGCTGAGATTGCGGGCCGTTCGGTGCTCGCTCGGGCGGCGGCACCGTCTGCGACAAGTTGGTCAGTTGTGACTTCAGCCGAGGCCAATAGACAGCCGCGGTCGCGCCCCCGCCAATGAGCAGGAGGATGATTGCCAGTCGAACCAGAGACTTGAAGGCGCCGCTTCGTTTGGGTCGGTCGAGCGAATCCGCAGGACGGCGCGGTGCTCCCGTGTCCTTCGGGCTGGACGGCGCAGCCGAAACCGGTGACGGCACCGGAACGGGTGGGGGAGTCGAAGTTTGGACCGCCGGGGTCACCGGAGCGGTGGTTGCCGCGACCAGTTTCTGCTGTTCCGCCGCGGCGCTGCGCTCGAAGGAACGTTCGACCTCCTTGATGGCACGTTCGAGGACCTGCTGGAGCTCGCGGGATTCCCGCGCCTCGGTGTGGGTGAATTGCTCCAGCAGCTTGACGCGCGCCAACTCATAGACGATCTCCCGCATCTGCTGGGGATCGTCGGATACGGCGCGGATGCGGCTCGACAGGAGACGGATAAACCCGGCTTTGATCTGTTGCGCCGAGGGGGCGTTGGCCGCAGTTTCACCGGAGTCGGTCATCAAGGCGATCAAGTAGCCCGGATAAGGCCATTTCGCTAGGTTTTTCCGCCTGAAACCTCGCGATCGAGGCAGCTCTCCCGCGGATGAACGGGTCTGCCGACGTCCCTCTCGGTCCCTTGAAGGCGCTTGCTTTTAGGGGAAAACCTGTGACATTTCGCCAAGCTCCTCTTTCCGGTGTTCAACCATGCGCGGCGTTCTGACAGTCCTCTCGGTCTTGACCTTCCTGGCCTCGCCTGCCGTTGCGCAGGGGATCAAGGATCAGGCCAACACCACGAGCTCCAGCATCATCACGACGCCGACGAAGAAGGCGCAAACCACCCAGGCGGCGTCCCGGCCGACCGCGGTCCGGCATGTGACGGGGCTTCCGGCCGGAAAGTCGGCGCAAGGCGTCTGGCGCGACGGCAAGCTGGTCGCCGTTCCCCGCTGAGGCTGCGACCCAACGAAGCGTGAAGGAACGGTGATCGCCTCCCTGACGTTCACGCTCGGGAGATATCATATGAAACGACCAGTTCTGATCGCCATTGCGTTGCTTGTGCCCGCCGCTGCCTGGGCCCAGGGCGTCAATGACCCGTCGACGCCCAACCGCAACGTGACCATCGTCAATCCGTCGCAGCCGGCGCCCCCCAACGCGACGCCGAATATCCCGAGCCGTATCGAGCCGCCTGTGACCAGGGGCGGATACGCCCGACCCTATCATGGGAATAGAACCCGGGGCAGTGGCTCGAGCCGCCGTTAGTCGCGCTGAACACCCGCCAAGACGCAGGGCCGGCTATTGCGGATTGACCTCGACCTCGAGTGTCGATGTTCCTGCAACCTGTCGGTTCTTGCCCGAGATCAGCAGCGTGAACTTGTCGCTGCCGGGCGCCTCGGCTTCTGCCGAATAGCGGAAGCCGGATCCCACCACCGCCAATTGACCCCGTGATGGCCCGCTGACGACCGATACCTTGAAAATCTGCATGTAAGACCAGCGCAGGCCCTGGATGCACTCCGCGCCGGGCGCGATCGACATCGTCCACCTCACCGTATCGTGCGACAAGGCAAACGGCGTCCGTTCCTTGATGCAGAGTGGGCTTGCCTGCACCGCGAGGCCAGACATGGCGGACGCCGCGACGACAACACCTGACAGCACTACCGGTCGTGTACGCATTCTCAGCAACTCCACCAGCTTGTGCCGAGATCCGGCGCGATTTAACGAGGTCTTGAAACGCAGCTGTTTGCCTTCGAGCCGCTCATCATACGTTCAGAAAGCGCGGTCATCCGGTCGGCTCTCTCCAGATCACGCCATCCTACCTCAGTTTTGCCCGAAGGATCAAACCGGATTCGGGAAAGACGTAGCTGATTGAAATGGCTGGCGCCGGGCTACCGTGCATGGGGTTATTTTTCGATTTTGAGGGAGGGGGCCGCCGAAGCTCCCAAGGGCTCATGCGGCTGACTTTGCGAATCCACATTCTTGCAATCGGGAGCCCGATGAGCTGAAGCTGTCGCGGCCTTTGACCATTGTGGTCCTTCTGTGGAGTCTTCGGAGTGCAATCGATTCGCCGCAAGTCCGTATCCCATCGCCGGCTGCTGGAGAAAGCGCCGCTCAAGGCGATCGTGGCCACCGCTGTTGGACTTGCCGTGCAAGTTGCCTGTCCGCTCTCGTGTCAGGCACAGAGCGAGCCGGAGCCGTCGGTCAACGACTATCTTCCGCCAAGCGAGCCGGAAGTGACGCGCGACGAGTGGCGGCAACGCATTGAGGACGCACGCCGCCGCGCCAGGGAGGTCTCGCGCGAGCGGCGGGAGCATCCGGAGCTCTACAAGCCTGTCCCGGAAGATCAGGACCTCGTCGCGACCGAACGTCTGCTCCGCGACGACAGCCTGCAGCGAGGCGACATCGTCACGACCAAGAAGGGCATGTTCGTCTACCAGGGGCGATCCGATCAGCCGCGCCGCGATCAGGATTTTGTGCCGGTCAACCCGAAATCGGTGCGCTGAACTTCAGTACCGCCGCAGGATCTCGTTGAACTTGGGATCGGTCATTTTCGTGGTGTCGAGCAGCAGCGACTTGCCTTGCGGCGTGGCCTGCACATAGGCCGCGATCAGCAGCGGCTCGTAACGGGAGCGATTGGCCAGCGCGGAGCGGATGTCGGATTGCGCCAGCAGCTTGATCTCCTCATCCGTCGCGGCGGCGCCCGAGGTCACGGTCCGGACGCGGGCGAAGGCGACGTCGATCGGCACCGATCCGGTCAAATAGGACATCTTCACCGCCGGCGTTGCCGCTTCGCCGGCTTGGGCCTGCAGCGTGCCGAGCGTGAGCCAGAGCGCGGGCCTGATCGGCGAGACCTTCAAGGCCGAGACCACGGCGGCCTGGGCGGCCTTGTTCTCGCGGGCTCGTCCGTCCGCATCGACTGCGGGCCGATGAAGAACGTCAGCAGCCTTCGCGGCCGCGTAGTTCGCGAGCAGGTCCCCATCCAGCGAAAACGATGCCAAAGCACCGCCGGCCGCCAGCTTCGCCTTCTCGGGCGGGATCTCGCCCGAGAACAAATCGCTGGCGCGAAAATCCGGTCGGACGAAATCGCCGTAGAAGGCCATGGCGGCATGAAGCGCCAGCAGGATCGCGGCGCAAATGCCGATGACGCGAAGCAGGATCATGCGGTTCATGGTGGAATCGACGCGGCCTGTGAGGGCAAAGCAAATACGGGATTCAAGGGAAAGCGGGGACCTTAAATTGCCATCAGACTATCGCCCTGGATCGTCAACAGCGTCAAGTTGCCGGTCGCGTAGGCGCCGGTGTCGATGTTGATGCGGTTCGGGCGAATGTCGGGCACGCTGACCGGCGTATGACCGTGGACGATATATTTGCCGAAGCGCTCCTCGGACGCCAGGAACTCCTCGCGGATCCAGAGCATGTCTTCATCCTTCTGGCGCTCGAGCGCGACGCCGGGCTTGACGCCGGCATGGACGAAGAAGAAGTCGCCGCAGGTAAAGGACGAGGGCAGTTGCTGCAGGAAGGTCAGGTGCTCCGGCGGCAGCGCGCGCTTCAGTCCGTCGATCAACTCGACCTGCTGCTCCGCGGACGGGTTCATGGTCGGCGTGATGCCGTAAGAGACCAGCGTCAGCAGGCCGCCATAGTGGCGCCACTCTTGGAGGCGGGCGGGGTCCTTGAGGACCTCGAGCAGGAAGACCTCGTGGTTGCCCTTCAGGCAAACCGTCTCGTGCGATTTCGAGCGCGCGATCAATAGATCGAGAACGGCGCGGGAGTCCGGGCCGCGGTCGACATAGTCGCCGAGAAAGACCTGAATGGCCCGCTCGGGGGCGGAGCGGGCAAGATCGGCGTCGATGACGGTTAACAGCGATTGAAGCAGATCGGCGCGGCCGTGCACGTCGCCGATTGCATAGACGCGAATGCCATCGGGGAGCCGAGGCTTGGTTTTCTTTCGAAAGCGCGAGGAAAGGCCCATCAGGTCGGTCGAATCGCATCCAGCGTCACGAGCGGAACGTCGTGACCGCTCTTAGCAGAACAAGTTACACATCGGTATTCTTAATTGTTTCCGACCAAGTCATCCGCATTTTGATTAAAGGATCGTGCGGCCTTTGAGCCGTATTTCAAGACGTCTCGCGTAGCGTCTCCTCAACAAGAACGGGGAGCGCGACATGCGCAAGATTGTAAAGTTCCTGGCGGCCGTGGCCGCGATCGTCGGTGCTGCAGGGGTGCAGCAGCGTGCTGAAGCCGCTTTCGTCGGTGCGCCCTTGGGGCTGCGCGGCGCCATCCAGTACATCAAGTTCGACCAGCCGACGCTGGCGCCGATGGCCTACACGCTGTTTTGCCTGAAGTACAAGGACGAGTGCAAGCCGCGGCCGCAGCAGATCGTGTTCCGTGGCGGCCGGCTGAAGCTCACGGCGGAGCGGATGGCGCAAATGCAAGAGGTCAACCGGCAGGTCAATACCGCCATTCGTCCGGAGGCCAATCTCGAAGGGTTGCGCGGCGAGAAATGGCTGCTGCATCCGACCAGCGGCGACTGCAACGACTACGCTGTGACAAAACGCCACGAGTTGATCGCCATGGGCTTTCCGGCGCGCTCCGTGCTGCTCAGCGAGGTCGTGACCACCTGGGGCGAGCATCATCTCGTGGTCGTGGTGCGGACTTTCTCCGGCGATCTCGTGCTCGACAATCTCTCCGGTCACATCCTGCCGTGGTCGAAGAAGCCCTATCGCTGGGTCCGCATTCAGTCGCCCAAGAACCCGAACTACTGGGCGTCCCTCGGCGATCGCGCGGTCTGATCACCCGCGCTCTATCGTGATCCGGACTGGCCGACGCTCTGCGACAGGCCCAGTCCCACGATCACCGCAAGACACAGGATTGCTGCGGGCCGCAGCAATCCGGGACCTGCGAAGCTCTGAACCAGCGCAAACAGAACACAGGCCGCGGCGGCCGCAGGGAAGAACGAGTCACGTCCGCGCTGCAAAGCACCGAAGAACAGCCGTACCAAAGCGATCAGGGCTGCCAGCACCGCAAGAGCAAGACCGATCGCTCCCATGCCGGCGAAGATCGCTGTTGCCGTCGACGGCGCCGCCAAGGCCGCTCCGGCATCGCTCTGATAGATCCTGCCGACCGCCGAAAACGTCCCTGCGCCCGCGCCGAACCAGCGTGTGTCCGCCAACATCCGCTCCAGCGCAGCCCGCGTTTCCGCGCCGATGTCGGGATTGAGCCGCAGGAGGATCGGCCCGGAGCTCTGTTCGAACAGGAAGGTCAAGACAATGGCCGATCCGATCAGCGCGGCGGCGGCGAGCGCGCTCGCCGCCAAGGGCGACAGATCAAGCCGGCGGATGACGAGGATCAGAAGGATCAATACGACGCCGAAGCCCGCGGCGATCGCGTCGTTGGTCCCGGAAAGGCCGAACACCGCGGCTGCGCTGATCAGGGCTCCGGCAAGGCCGAGCAGGCCAAGCATGATCGAGCGAAGCAGCGAGTGATGCGTTTCGGCCCGCTCCGCGGCAAGCTGCATCACGGCAAGATTCAGGACGAGGCCGAACCCTGCCAGGGTCGTCGCGAACTCGGACGTTGCGGTCGCCCCCGCAATGGCCGGCAAGAGCCGGTGCAGATCCAGGGTCAAGGCGGAGACCGCTGTGATGCCAGCGAGGACAAACAGGACAAGCTCGGCGCGGCCGCGATCGCGGACGACCACAATGGTTACGCCGAGCAGCGCGGTTGCTGCCAGCGCCAGCATCAGCGCGTTCAGGGTCAAGCCAAGATCGGCGGTGACCGGCCCGAACGGGAGGCCACCAAGTGCGTCGCGAGCGCTCGCCCAGATCGGATGCCCGAAGCCCAGCGGAAGCGGCATCAGTTGCGCGGCGATCAGCAGCGGAATGGCGATCAGGATCCAGCGGGCCCAGGAGGTCGCGCGGACATAGTGGTCGTAGTCGGCTTTTCGCGCGCTGAGCGTGGCTGCCAGCAAGCTCAGCGCGGCAGCCAT from Bradyrhizobium sp. CCBAU 53351 includes the following:
- a CDS encoding transglutaminase-like cysteine peptidase; translated protein: MRKIVKFLAAVAAIVGAAGVQQRAEAAFVGAPLGLRGAIQYIKFDQPTLAPMAYTLFCLKYKDECKPRPQQIVFRGGRLKLTAERMAQMQEVNRQVNTAIRPEANLEGLRGEKWLLHPTSGDCNDYAVTKRHELIAMGFPARSVLLSEVVTTWGEHHLVVVVRTFSGDLVLDNLSGHILPWSKKPYRWVRIQSPKNPNYWASLGDRAV
- a CDS encoding metallophosphoesterase family protein, which produces MGLSSRFRKKTKPRLPDGIRVYAIGDVHGRADLLQSLLTVIDADLARSAPERAIQVFLGDYVDRGPDSRAVLDLLIARSKSHETVCLKGNHEVFLLEVLKDPARLQEWRHYGGLLTLVSYGITPTMNPSAEQQVELIDGLKRALPPEHLTFLQQLPSSFTCGDFFFVHAGVKPGVALERQKDEDMLWIREEFLASEERFGKYIVHGHTPVSVPDIRPNRINIDTGAYATGNLTLLTIQGDSLMAI